One stretch of Muribaculum intestinale DNA includes these proteins:
- a CDS encoding C10 family peptidase has product MFQQFSKRLIFTLLAGTAASMAYAGTVSADNARQLAADFFAASGQENLASESALELVYTCGDAAKPLYYVFNARQGQGFVIVSADDCTTPVLGYSLENNYNVASVPPAMKWMMGGLENEIKAASKLQKPTTQEVRRSVMRRAARSNEKILLNTPEWRQEAPFNNMIPGRPLVGCVGTAMATIMKYHNYPQRGTGSYNGVNFDVAYDWDNMRMDNYRYGYSETEANAVATLVYHAAASIGTQFGYSGSSAYEVKVPAALINYFGYDPGVSFKKRSEAATQAEFDRLVENDIKAGRPVLYCGQDVTAGHAFVVDGYDPLTSMIHVNWGWGGADGNNNGGWYASTALNPTVSQQHSFNNLTTIIYNIKPGNGNNSSWSPIHITADGRQVGMGSDLKGDLAVGTSFTVRVGNLKNVSYNDFSGKIAVALFDAQGTFKSLLSAIDGFSLSGMAIYPYGYADFKCQLPAGVAVADGDMIRMATSADNGTTWLPVAGELVTTNEIPAKGAAPQYFAITRPSSITGATFTGENSVIRGWNYHFTVVPEFPERDMVTVKANGYVVSPGANHTYTIGNVVSDQEITVYVQNAADVKEKRSLWVEAGSLESLLPGGDATALKELTLFGTMDSRDFAFIKGNMKSLTRLDISSVRILANGSDPANAVPRDAFRNLWKLKEVVLPNSVNRLCNGAFRSCGISKMVIPAGVRTIDYNVFNASSGLLDIWVSNSNPVYINWCVLHATPTSRMTLHCPSEAAVNNYKAKEYWKDIANIVVDPIVSTSDCSFAVMEDDDVKYVCDIKPGSYEKGKKIVFSAEHIADNDNRMDVYANSTLLKPDAQGNYSTVLNGNTIIHFDLVEPTPVSTYESPWTITDDGGTVGMFTDAVNVLPGVPFSIRINSFSVTDNAFWAVVLTTDDGRIKEFISPIGNWSAGPGKGLKMNVNCCVNDATVREGNLIRLATSFNKRTWALVNGKNDNVIASLPALNNQTPVYNFTFSEGLESKANMSGVVSTAVHGRDLTFKITPKQASHMIDAVVNGDTIIKAGKAFTYSFIAKQDIDFDINIYPPVTYTEATIVLKDGEHLYLSGDEGIDNWGVLNHQMAEKYKNIKKLKIVGKLDYYDFNFFRENYWIAANIRYLDLSEATFVRDRDKDAKNGLDNVFPRNAFKNDALGGCYIEEIVLPSSLTQFDDLCFNGCSRLREIRLPSNLRNWTTGPTPYVGAVKNLTRGGLNDDVFKGCTSLETIYLPCVPGVGGKVGHWYYSNYHALKTGLPDNTKVTVVVPAEHLTAYKTPRVDDGDFENQWSNGWEAGGFNLVGEYPVYALDFDPSRCFIAEAGVDVSKIASFLKDNVKLEQMDCKLYVATGSNESANRPEGVDAYDASRKYKVYDNGKLLDADKIGADGSISITYYNPNKHADKSGNHAVEVAYLYDVTFNCASANLLVAVDNIRNNEESAGDEATEFETFNYYNALAPVLENVKENSSVRFKVSLTENNPKIAISVKNGENVVSPDEEGYYTVDVTDSNVAVSISAVPVNGATLTSADIDAITPADAVDVTSIALAGDIEADKVKDVIDQLPSIQELDLSELTTALPAEAMAGKETLVTVSLPAADHIEDGTFSGCTNLTGVEVPSCVSSIGANAFSGCSSLQTINFTDVKSIGANAFNGCTGLTSVIFTAPGSETTVARVRSVSRSARAEGYSADAFAGINPNCIVYLDENVAVPDAPANYVRVRKDDTVEGGRVYEALGSISIDPMYDFRALNTFNVTEGNTISMEMPLDVSYGASNWNSFVIPFVPAKVTNVAGDEISAYTGSDDEVGANGSYMVASLSDETAEGLSLMAGIQANVPYVAGLCAETEPGVVRFESGACEVANTPDNISVNGAHYTLSATFAKSELPTATTYMLTDDGSAFATSDDYAETVTAAPFSVYAVAPSGDRFDINIEEAPGVPTGIDGVYAESGLRIAAENGVLVIYSDTEGLSIDLYSVNGMRLREIRLSAGRNEVSGLLQGVYVISGQKVVL; this is encoded by the coding sequence TGAAATCAAGGCGGCATCCAAGCTCCAGAAACCAACCACCCAGGAGGTGCGCCGCAGCGTTATGCGCCGTGCCGCCCGAAGCAATGAGAAAATCCTTCTGAACACACCGGAATGGCGTCAGGAGGCCCCATTCAACAATATGATTCCGGGCCGACCGCTGGTAGGCTGTGTAGGCACAGCTATGGCCACAATCATGAAATATCACAACTATCCCCAGCGCGGTACCGGCAGCTACAACGGTGTCAACTTCGATGTGGCCTACGACTGGGACAACATGCGCATGGACAATTACCGCTATGGTTACTCAGAAACCGAGGCCAACGCCGTGGCTACGCTCGTATACCATGCTGCGGCAAGTATCGGCACTCAGTTCGGTTACTCCGGTTCAAGTGCATATGAGGTAAAGGTGCCTGCCGCCCTTATCAACTATTTCGGCTACGACCCCGGAGTGTCATTCAAGAAACGCTCTGAGGCCGCGACTCAAGCCGAGTTCGACCGTCTCGTCGAAAACGACATAAAGGCCGGTCGCCCCGTGCTCTATTGCGGACAGGATGTGACTGCCGGCCATGCATTCGTGGTCGACGGATATGATCCCCTGACCAGCATGATTCATGTCAACTGGGGATGGGGCGGAGCCGACGGCAACAACAATGGAGGATGGTATGCAAGCACCGCCCTCAATCCTACCGTCAGCCAGCAACACAGCTTCAACAACCTGACTACCATTATATATAATATCAAGCCCGGCAACGGCAACAACAGCTCATGGTCGCCAATTCATATCACTGCCGACGGACGCCAGGTGGGTATGGGTTCCGACCTCAAAGGTGATCTCGCCGTAGGCACTTCCTTTACCGTAAGAGTCGGCAACCTGAAGAATGTCAGCTACAACGACTTCAGCGGAAAGATTGCAGTCGCCCTCTTTGACGCCCAGGGCACATTCAAGTCGCTGCTCAGCGCCATTGATGGATTCTCTCTGTCGGGCATGGCTATTTATCCCTACGGATATGCCGACTTCAAATGCCAGCTTCCCGCAGGAGTGGCTGTTGCCGACGGCGACATGATACGTATGGCCACAAGCGCCGACAACGGCACTACTTGGCTCCCTGTAGCCGGCGAGCTTGTCACCACCAACGAGATTCCCGCCAAAGGCGCCGCTCCACAGTATTTCGCCATCACACGTCCATCGTCGATTACAGGTGCTACATTCACCGGCGAAAATTCGGTAATCCGCGGATGGAACTATCATTTTACCGTAGTGCCCGAATTCCCCGAGCGCGATATGGTGACTGTAAAAGCCAACGGATATGTGGTTTCGCCCGGTGCCAACCACACATACACCATCGGCAATGTGGTTTCCGACCAGGAGATTACAGTCTACGTCCAGAATGCAGCCGATGTAAAAGAGAAGCGTAGCCTCTGGGTTGAGGCCGGTTCGCTTGAATCGCTGCTCCCGGGCGGCGACGCCACTGCGCTGAAAGAACTCACTCTGTTCGGCACGATGGACTCCCGCGACTTTGCCTTCATCAAGGGCAACATGAAGAGCCTTACCCGACTCGACATTTCGTCGGTACGCATCCTTGCCAACGGCTCAGACCCCGCCAATGCAGTGCCCCGCGATGCTTTCCGCAATCTGTGGAAACTCAAGGAGGTTGTGCTCCCCAACAGTGTAAACCGTCTGTGCAACGGCGCATTCCGCTCCTGCGGCATCTCCAAGATGGTAATCCCTGCCGGCGTCAGGACCATTGACTACAATGTATTCAATGCTTCGTCGGGTCTTCTCGATATATGGGTGAGCAATTCGAATCCCGTCTATATCAACTGGTGTGTGCTCCATGCCACTCCTACCAGCCGCATGACTCTCCACTGTCCCAGCGAGGCTGCCGTCAACAACTACAAGGCCAAGGAATACTGGAAGGACATCGCCAATATCGTCGTTGACCCGATCGTGTCTACTTCCGACTGTTCGTTTGCCGTGATGGAAGACGATGACGTAAAATATGTGTGCGACATCAAGCCCGGCTCATACGAGAAAGGCAAGAAGATTGTATTCTCGGCCGAGCATATCGCCGACAACGACAACCGCATGGATGTCTATGCCAACTCTACTCTGCTCAAGCCCGACGCACAGGGCAACTATTCTACCGTGCTCAACGGCAACACCATCATACACTTCGATCTCGTAGAACCCACACCTGTCAGCACCTACGAATCGCCCTGGACCATCACCGACGACGGCGGTACTGTCGGTATGTTTACCGATGCCGTCAATGTGCTCCCCGGCGTGCCCTTCTCTATCCGTATCAACTCGTTCTCAGTTACCGACAATGCATTTTGGGCTGTGGTACTCACTACCGACGATGGTCGCATCAAAGAGTTCATTTCACCCATTGGCAACTGGTCGGCAGGCCCAGGCAAGGGTCTGAAGATGAATGTAAACTGCTGTGTCAACGACGCTACTGTGCGCGAAGGCAATCTCATCCGTCTGGCCACATCCTTCAACAAGAGGACTTGGGCTCTTGTCAACGGCAAGAACGATAATGTAATAGCTTCTCTACCCGCTCTCAACAACCAGACTCCCGTCTACAACTTTACATTTTCTGAGGGACTCGAGTCGAAGGCCAATATGTCGGGGGTCGTGTCGACCGCTGTCCATGGCCGCGACCTCACCTTCAAGATTACACCCAAGCAGGCATCGCATATGATTGATGCTGTTGTCAATGGTGATACCATCATAAAGGCTGGCAAGGCATTTACATATTCGTTCATTGCCAAGCAAGATATTGATTTCGATATAAATATATATCCTCCTGTTACATATACTGAGGCTACAATTGTACTTAAGGATGGCGAACATCTGTATTTATCTGGTGATGAAGGTATCGATAACTGGGGGGTTCTCAACCATCAGATGGCCGAGAAATATAAGAATATCAAGAAACTCAAGATTGTAGGAAAACTTGATTATTATGACTTTAATTTCTTCCGTGAGAATTATTGGATTGCTGCAAACATCCGCTATCTTGACCTCTCTGAGGCTACATTCGTGCGTGACCGCGACAAGGATGCAAAGAATGGTCTTGACAATGTTTTCCCGAGGAATGCTTTTAAAAATGACGCTCTCGGAGGATGCTATATCGAAGAGATTGTACTCCCCTCTTCTCTGACTCAGTTTGACGACCTTTGTTTCAACGGGTGCAGCCGACTCAGAGAAATCAGATTGCCCTCCAATCTTCGCAACTGGACTACAGGTCCCACTCCATATGTAGGAGCGGTGAAAAATCTGACCCGCGGTGGTCTTAATGATGATGTATTCAAAGGCTGTACATCGCTTGAGACTATATATCTGCCTTGCGTCCCCGGAGTGGGCGGTAAGGTTGGCCATTGGTATTATTCTAATTATCATGCACTGAAAACAGGCCTTCCCGACAATACAAAGGTGACTGTAGTGGTTCCAGCCGAGCATCTTACCGCATATAAGACTCCTCGTGTTGATGATGGAGACTTTGAGAATCAATGGTCTAACGGTTGGGAAGCAGGCGGATTCAATCTTGTAGGTGAATATCCCGTGTATGCTCTCGATTTCGATCCCTCGCGGTGCTTTATCGCAGAAGCCGGTGTCGATGTGTCCAAAATCGCATCTTTCCTTAAAGACAATGTCAAGCTCGAGCAGATGGATTGCAAGCTCTATGTAGCGACCGGAAGCAATGAGAGTGCAAATCGTCCTGAAGGTGTTGATGCTTACGATGCATCACGGAAGTACAAGGTTTACGACAACGGCAAGCTGCTCGACGCCGACAAGATCGGTGCCGACGGATCGATAAGCATTACCTATTACAACCCCAACAAGCATGCCGACAAGAGCGGCAACCACGCTGTCGAGGTTGCATACCTCTACGATGTAACATTCAACTGTGCTTCTGCCAACCTCCTGGTTGCCGTCGACAATATCCGTAACAATGAAGAGAGTGCCGGCGATGAGGCTACGGAGTTTGAGACATTCAACTACTACAACGCTCTCGCTCCTGTACTCGAAAACGTAAAAGAGAACAGCTCCGTACGCTTCAAGGTTTCTCTTACCGAGAATAATCCCAAGATTGCTATTTCAGTCAAGAATGGCGAGAATGTGGTTTCTCCCGACGAGGAAGGCTACTATACCGTAGATGTCACTGACAGCAATGTGGCTGTAAGCATCTCGGCAGTGCCTGTCAACGGCGCTACACTTACCTCTGCCGATATCGATGCAATCACTCCTGCCGATGCAGTCGATGTAACCTCTATAGCTCTTGCCGGTGATATCGAGGCCGACAAGGTGAAGGATGTTATCGACCAGCTGCCCTCTATCCAGGAACTTGACCTCTCTGAGCTCACCACCGCTCTCCCCGCCGAGGCTATGGCCGGCAAAGAGACTCTCGTTACGGTATCGCTCCCTGCAGCCGACCATATCGAGGACGGTACATTCAGCGGCTGTACCAACCTTACCGGTGTCGAGGTACCCTCATGCGTTTCATCTATAGGTGCCAATGCATTCAGCGGATGTAGCTCGCTCCAGACAATCAACTTTACCGATGTCAAGTCGATAGGCGCGAATGCCTTCAACGGCTGTACCGGTCTTACAAGCGTGATTTTCACAGCTCCCGGTTCCGAGACTACCGTGGCCCGTGTGCGTAGCGTATCGCGCAGTGCGCGTGCCGAGGGATATTCTGCCGATGCGTTTGCCGGCATCAACCCCAACTGTATCGTATACCTCGATGAGAATGTGGCCGTGCCCGACGCCCCTGCCAACTATGTACGTGTCCGCAAGGATGACACCGTCGAAGGTGGCCGCGTATACGAGGCTCTCGGAAGCATCTCTATCGATCCGATGTACGACTTCCGCGCTCTCAACACATTCAATGTGACCGAGGGTAATACCATCAGCATGGAAATGCCTCTCGATGTATCCTATGGAGCAAGCAACTGGAACTCGTTCGTGATTCCGTTCGTTCCCGCCAAGGTTACCAACGTGGCCGGCGATGAGATTTCCGCCTATACCGGCAGCGACGACGAGGTAGGTGCCAACGGTTCTTATATGGTTGCCTCGCTCTCTGATGAGACAGCCGAAGGACTCAGCCTCATGGCGGGTATTCAGGCCAATGTACCCTACGTGGCCGGTCTGTGTGCCGAAACCGAGCCAGGTGTGGTACGCTTCGAGTCTGGTGCCTGCGAAGTGGCCAATACTCCCGATAATATCAGCGTAAACGGAGCACACTACACTCTGTCGGCTACATTTGCCAAGAGCGAACTCCCCACGGCTACCACCTATATGCTTACCGACGACGGCTCTGCTTTCGCCACCTCGGACGATTATGCAGAGACCGTGACTGCCGCTCCCTTCTCGGTATATGCAGTGGCTCCTTCGGGCGACCGCTTTGACATCAATATCGAGGAAGCTCCGGGCGTTCCTACCGGCATCGACGGCGTGTATGCCGAGAGTGGTCTGCGTATAGCCGCTGAAAATGGCGTCCTCGTCATCTACTCCGACACCGAGGGTCTCAGCATCGACCTGTATAGTGTCAACGGTATGCGCCTCAGAGAGATTCGCCTCTCCGCAGGTCGCAACGAGGTAAGTGGTCTGCTCCAGGGCGTATACGTAATCTCCGGACAGAAGGTTGTGCTGTAA
- a CDS encoding class I SAM-dependent methyltransferase: MFDPEFHNLLLRKRDETVENNPQAISLIVARLELKPDNIVLDATAGTGQLLPYLFKRLTGSGWVDAYDLSCGLLEQAAAAYGSSAKARFILGDVEHDAIFGAYDAIVVFCMLPSFDDPVATVKRMYDDHLMPGGHLVIGFPCSKEEINSLHADMGKKGEPHFLDSAEELASRLTKAGMTVSYTRDDDSAYIITLTK, from the coding sequence ATGTTTGACCCTGAATTCCACAATCTCCTTTTGCGCAAACGCGACGAGACAGTCGAGAACAATCCACAGGCTATCAGTCTGATTGTAGCCCGACTCGAACTAAAACCCGACAACATAGTGCTCGATGCCACAGCCGGTACCGGACAGTTGCTTCCATACCTATTCAAAAGGCTCACAGGCTCAGGATGGGTCGATGCCTACGACCTGTCATGCGGGCTGCTCGAACAGGCTGCCGCGGCCTACGGCAGTAGCGCCAAGGCCCGATTCATACTCGGTGATGTGGAACACGATGCCATATTCGGCGCCTACGACGCGATTGTGGTGTTCTGTATGCTGCCGTCGTTTGACGACCCTGTAGCCACCGTAAAACGCATGTATGATGACCATCTGATGCCGGGCGGACATCTTGTGATAGGATTTCCCTGCTCCAAAGAGGAGATAAACTCGCTTCACGCCGATATGGGTAAAAAGGGAGAGCCCCATTTCCTTGACTCCGCCGAGGAACTGGCATCGCGCCTAACAAAGGCCGGCATGACCGTGTCATACACCCGCGACGACGACTCGGCCTACATAATCACCCTCACCAAATAA
- the upp gene encoding uracil phosphoribosyltransferase: MKIVNFAEYPSVISQYMMELRNVNIQSDMLRFRRNLERIGEIMAFEISRTLRYRKETVDTPLAPCKCDVIDTQVVLATIFRAGIPFHQGFLNILDTAENAFVSAYRKYREKENFDVFIEYLASPRLDGKTLILVDPMLATGKSMELSYHALLTKGTPAHVHIASVIASQDAVDYVKEHFPAEHTTLWVGAIDPEINPHSYIVPGLGDAGDLAYGTKD; the protein is encoded by the coding sequence ATGAAAATAGTAAACTTCGCCGAATACCCCTCGGTAATCAGCCAATACATGATGGAGCTGCGCAATGTCAACATCCAGAGCGACATGCTCCGCTTCCGCCGCAATCTCGAACGCATAGGCGAAATAATGGCCTTCGAGATAAGCCGCACACTCCGCTACCGCAAGGAGACGGTCGACACCCCGCTTGCGCCATGCAAATGCGACGTAATCGACACCCAGGTAGTACTCGCCACAATATTCCGTGCGGGCATTCCATTCCATCAGGGATTCCTCAACATCCTCGACACTGCTGAAAACGCATTTGTGTCGGCCTACAGGAAATACCGTGAGAAAGAAAACTTCGATGTATTTATCGAATACCTCGCATCGCCGCGCCTCGACGGGAAGACTCTGATTCTGGTCGACCCCATGCTGGCCACCGGAAAATCGATGGAACTGAGCTATCATGCGCTGCTCACCAAAGGCACTCCGGCCCACGTACACATCGCGTCGGTAATCGCCTCACAGGATGCGGTAGACTATGTCAAGGAGCATTTCCCGGCCGAACATACCACTCTGTGGGTAGGAGCCATCGACCCTGAAATCAATCCCCACAGCTATATCGTGCCGGGCCTCGGCGACGCAGGCGATCTCGCCTACGGTACAAAAGACTGA
- a CDS encoding HAD family hydrolase, whose product MIRNLLFDLGGVIMDIERERCVNAFRQLGMDNIGDFLGDYGQKGAFGQLEEGLISPAEWREEVRRNIPHEVTDAQIDEAFNSFLIGIPIHRLEALRELHKHYRLYLLSNTNSVMWNSKIAESFTAEGLTVNDYFDGITTSFEAKAMKPAPEIFRKVADDYAILPEETIFFDDSLANCKSAGELGFQYIHVAPGTEFKALLAEKISRDSN is encoded by the coding sequence ATGATACGAAACCTTCTCTTTGACCTTGGCGGAGTGATAATGGATATCGAACGCGAACGCTGCGTGAACGCTTTCCGGCAGCTTGGCATGGACAATATCGGCGATTTCCTCGGCGACTATGGCCAGAAAGGCGCGTTCGGTCAGCTCGAAGAGGGACTTATCTCACCCGCAGAATGGCGCGAAGAAGTGCGCCGCAACATCCCACATGAAGTAACGGACGCACAGATTGACGAGGCTTTCAACAGCTTCCTCATCGGCATCCCCATCCACCGTCTGGAGGCACTGAGAGAACTCCACAAGCATTATCGTCTGTATCTGCTCAGCAACACCAACTCCGTGATGTGGAACTCTAAAATCGCCGAGTCTTTTACAGCCGAAGGCCTTACCGTAAATGATTACTTCGACGGAATCACCACCTCATTCGAGGCTAAAGCGATGAAGCCGGCACCCGAGATATTCCGCAAGGTAGCCGACGACTACGCAATACTGCCTGAGGAGACAATATTCTTTGACGACTCACTGGCCAACTGCAAGAGTGCCGGCGAGCTCGGATTCCAATATATACATGTAGCTCCGGGCACAGAATTCAAGGCCCTCCTGGCCGAAAAAATCAGCCGCGACTCCAACTGA
- a CDS encoding GH3 auxin-responsive promoter family protein, with protein sequence MHLTRILRPIFMRRANAWRRNSVVPERVQTAELMKLVRKARSTYIGETYGFESITSYNDFAARVPVSDYTSLRPLVERMIAGERDILWPGAVRNFAQSSGTSDGKSKYIPITPDGFKRNHYQGGFDVVAHYLASNPDSRIFSGKAFILGGSFANELSLKPGIKVGDLSANLINNINPLANMVRIPSKDIALMADWTQKLPRLVEAASKCDVTNISGVPSWFLTVIKEVMKQSGAESIHQVWPNLEVFFHGGISFKPYRRQYEHITDTTKMHYLETYNASEGFFAVQTDPLRHMMSMLLDIGVFFEFIPLDQTGEKFPDAATAWTVEEGKTYALAITSCNGLWRYAIGDTVRIESRYPLNITIAGRTRSFINAFGEELMVYNAEAAISSTCAKLGCAVSNYTAAPVYAGDRSRGRHQWLIEFATPPRSTAEFAEALDKALQAENSDYQAKRAGNLFLDPPEIITGRHGVFDRWLAITGKLGGQRKIPRLSNDRKTIDTLLSLNNQ encoded by the coding sequence ATGCACCTTACCAGAATACTCCGTCCGATATTCATGCGCCGGGCTAACGCATGGCGCCGCAATTCTGTGGTGCCCGAGAGGGTGCAGACCGCCGAGTTGATGAAACTTGTGAGAAAAGCCCGGTCGACATATATCGGCGAGACCTATGGATTCGAATCCATCACAAGCTACAATGACTTTGCCGCCAGAGTGCCGGTAAGCGACTATACATCGCTGCGACCGCTCGTAGAGCGCATGATTGCCGGAGAGCGCGACATCCTGTGGCCTGGCGCAGTACGCAACTTCGCTCAATCATCGGGCACATCCGACGGGAAAAGCAAGTATATACCCATCACTCCCGACGGCTTCAAGCGCAACCACTATCAGGGCGGATTCGACGTAGTGGCCCATTATCTCGCATCCAACCCCGACAGCCGGATATTCTCAGGAAAAGCATTTATACTCGGAGGCAGCTTTGCCAACGAGCTGTCCCTGAAGCCGGGAATAAAGGTCGGCGACCTGTCGGCCAACCTCATCAACAATATAAACCCGCTGGCCAACATGGTGCGCATACCCTCAAAGGATATAGCTCTGATGGCCGACTGGACACAAAAACTACCACGGCTGGTAGAGGCTGCATCGAAATGCGATGTCACCAACATATCCGGAGTGCCGTCATGGTTCCTGACGGTGATAAAAGAGGTGATGAAACAGAGCGGCGCCGAGTCTATCCATCAGGTATGGCCCAACCTCGAGGTATTCTTCCACGGAGGCATATCCTTCAAGCCTTACCGGCGGCAGTATGAGCATATCACCGACACAACGAAGATGCATTATCTTGAGACATATAATGCCTCAGAAGGCTTCTTCGCCGTACAGACCGACCCGTTGCGCCACATGATGTCGATGCTGCTCGACATAGGCGTGTTCTTCGAATTCATACCGCTTGACCAGACCGGAGAGAAATTTCCCGATGCCGCCACGGCATGGACTGTCGAGGAGGGAAAGACATATGCGCTCGCAATCACATCGTGCAACGGACTGTGGCGATACGCCATAGGCGATACAGTGCGAATCGAGAGCCGCTATCCGCTCAACATCACCATAGCAGGCCGTACTCGGAGTTTCATCAACGCATTCGGCGAGGAGCTGATGGTGTACAATGCCGAAGCAGCAATATCATCCACATGCGCGAAACTCGGATGTGCCGTGTCCAACTATACCGCAGCCCCGGTATATGCAGGCGACCGTTCGCGCGGACGCCACCAGTGGCTCATCGAGTTTGCCACCCCGCCGCGTTCCACCGCGGAATTCGCCGAGGCTCTCGACAAAGCACTTCAGGCCGAAAACTCCGACTATCAGGCAAAACGTGCGGGAAACCTCTTCCTCGACCCTCCGGAAATTATTACGGGACGTCACGGAGTGTTCGACCGATGGCTCGCAATTACAGGCAAACTCGGAGGCCAGAGAAAGATACCCCGCCTGTCCAACGACAGAAAGACCATAGATACTCTCCTCTCGCTCAACAACCAGTAA
- the recA gene encoding recombinase RecA: MAPTDKTKKTAAKKKGEPTADPKQAKLSALTAAMERIEKTYGRGAIMKLGDDNITDVDVIPSGSISLNFALGVGGFPRGRITEIYGPESSGKTTLALHAIAEAQKKGGIAALIDAEHAFDRFYAAKLGVDVDNLLISQPDTGEQALEIVEQLIRSSAIDIIVVDSVAALTPKAEIEGDMGDRNVGLQARLMSQAMRKLTGAIARTNTCCIFINQLRAAIGGMGFGPAETTTGGNALKFYASVRIDIRPSSTLKDKKEQPIGRHAKIKIAKNKVAPPFKRAEFDIMFGEGISRTGEIVDLGVEYDIIKKSGSWFSYNGDKLAQGRDAVKQVLADNPELFEELEQKITEAIKGNPEAGAPKKSKLSLKKKDDDDDDIDENNDEESTEEGRQADLDLDDFPEEDFSIDDDARD; this comes from the coding sequence ATGGCACCAACCGACAAAACCAAGAAAACCGCCGCTAAAAAGAAAGGCGAACCGACAGCCGACCCAAAGCAGGCGAAGCTCAGCGCGCTGACAGCCGCCATGGAGCGTATAGAAAAAACATATGGCCGCGGAGCCATAATGAAACTCGGCGATGACAACATCACCGACGTCGATGTAATACCCTCCGGCTCCATAAGCCTCAACTTCGCTCTGGGTGTAGGCGGATTTCCACGCGGACGTATTACCGAAATCTACGGTCCGGAATCATCCGGCAAGACAACTCTTGCCCTCCACGCCATAGCCGAGGCGCAGAAAAAAGGAGGCATAGCAGCCCTGATTGACGCCGAGCATGCATTCGACCGCTTCTATGCGGCCAAACTCGGAGTAGATGTAGACAATCTCCTGATATCGCAGCCCGACACCGGCGAGCAGGCTCTTGAAATCGTAGAGCAGCTGATCCGCTCATCGGCAATCGACATAATCGTAGTCGACTCGGTAGCCGCGCTTACACCGAAAGCCGAAATCGAAGGCGATATGGGCGACCGCAACGTAGGCCTACAGGCACGACTCATGTCACAGGCCATGCGCAAACTCACGGGAGCCATCGCACGCACCAACACATGCTGCATATTCATCAACCAGCTGCGTGCCGCAATCGGCGGCATGGGATTCGGCCCCGCCGAAACCACCACCGGTGGCAACGCCCTCAAGTTCTACGCGTCCGTGCGTATAGATATACGTCCGTCCTCTACACTCAAGGACAAAAAGGAACAGCCCATCGGACGACATGCCAAGATTAAAATTGCAAAAAACAAGGTAGCTCCTCCATTCAAGCGCGCCGAATTCGACATCATGTTCGGAGAAGGCATCTCGCGCACCGGAGAAATCGTTGACCTTGGCGTCGAATACGATATCATAAAGAAGAGCGGCTCATGGTTCAGCTACAACGGCGATAAACTCGCCCAGGGACGCGATGCTGTAAAACAAGTGCTCGCCGACAATCCCGAATTGTTTGAAGAGCTCGAGCAAAAGATTACCGAGGCCATCAAAGGGAATCCCGAAGCAGGAGCACCCAAAAAGTCTAAGCTCTCGCTTAAAAAGAAAGATGACGATGACGATGACATTGATGAAAACAACGATGAAGAATCCACCGAAGAGGGACGTCAGGCCGACCTTGACCTTGATGATTTCCCCGAGGAGGACTTCTCTATCGACGATGACGCCCGCGACTGA